A genomic window from Lotus japonicus ecotype B-129 chromosome 1, LjGifu_v1.2 includes:
- the LOC130733557 gene encoding 40S ribosomal protein S4-1 has product MARGLKKHLKRLNAPKHWMLDKLGGAFAPKPSSGPHKSRECLPLILILRNRLKYALTYREVIAILMQRHILVDGKVRTDKTYPSGFMDVVSIPKTNENFRLLYDTKGRFRLHSVRDDEAKFKLCKVRSVQFGQKGIPYLNTYDGRTIRYPDPVIRANDTIKLDLQENKIVDFIKFDVGNVVMVTGGRNRGRVGVIKSRDRQKGSFDTIHVQDATGHEFATRLGNVFTIGKGSKPWISLPKGKGIKLSIIEEARKRIAAQQATAA; this is encoded by the exons ATG GCGAGAGGGTTGAAGAAGCATTTGAAGAGGCTCAATGCGCCGAAGCATTGGATGCTTGACAAACTGGGTGGTGCTTTT GCTCCTAAACCCTCATCTGGACCACATAAGTCGAGGGAGTGTCTCCCACTCATCCTGATCTTGCGAAACAGGCTGAAGTATGCTCTGACTTACCGTGAGGTTATCGCTATTCTGATGCAGCGTCATATCCTTGTTGATGGCAAAGTCAGGACTGACAAGACTTACCCCTCTGGTTTCATGG ATGTTGTCTCAATCCCAAAAACCAATGAGAACTTCCGCCTGCTTTATGACACTAAGGGCCGATTCCGTCTCCACTCAGTCAGGGATGATGAGGCTAAG TTTAAGCTATGCAAGGTGAGGTCTGTGCAGTTTGGACAAAAGGGTATCCCATACCTGAACACCTATGATGGCCGCACCATCCGCTACCCGGACCCAGTCATCAGGGCAAATGACACCATCAAGCTGGATCTTCAGGAGAACAAGATTGTTGATTTCATCAAGTTTGACGTTGGGAATGTTGTCATGGTCACTGGTGGAAGGAACAGAGGCAGAGTTGGAGTGATCAAGAGCAGGGACAGGCAGAAGGGAAGCTTTGACACAATCCATGTTCAGGATGCAACCGGTCATGAGTTTGCTACCCGTCTGGGCAATGTGTTCACCATTGGCAAGGGGAGCAAACCATGGATATCTCTTCCCAAGGGTAAGGGTATTAAGCTATCAATCATTGAGGAAGCTAGGAAGAGGATTGCTGCCCAACAAGCAACTGCTGCTTGA
- the LOC130733556 gene encoding ferritin-2, chloroplastic-like: MLLKAAVALPSSTFNADRSIPFHRHNANTVVVCAATKGASNNRALTGVLFEPFEEVKKELDLVPTLPQSSLARQKYHDDSEAAVNEQINVEYNVSYVYHAMYAYFDRDNVALKGLANFFQKSSVEEREHAEKLMEYQNKRGGKVKLQSIVMPLSEFDHADKGDALHAMELALSLEKLVSEKLLNLHNVASKTGDVQLADFVESEFLVEQVEAIKKISEYVAQLRLVGKGHGVWHFDQMLLHEAA; encoded by the exons ATGCTTCTCAAAGCCGCTGTTGCTCTTCCTTCTTCCACCTTCAACGCCGACCGTTCGATTCCGTTTCACCGCCATAACGCGAACACCGTGGTGGTTTGCGCCGCCACCAAAGGCGCCAGCAACAACCGCGCCCTCACCGGCGTGCTGTTTGAGCCGTTTGAAGAGGTGAAGAAGGAGCTCGATCTCGTTCCTACCCTCCCTCAATCCTCCCTCGCTCGCCAGAAATACCATGACGATTCTGAAGCTGCGGTTAACGAACAAATCAA TGTGGAGTACAATGTCTCATACGTTTACCATGCGATGTATGCATACTTCGATAGGGACAATGTTGCGCTCAAGGGTCTTGCTAA CTTTTTTCAGAAATCAAGTGTAGAGGAAAGAGAGCATGCTGAGAAGTTGATGGAATATCAG aacAAACGTGGTGGGAAAGTGAAGTTGCAGTCTATAGTGATGCCGCTTTCTGAGTTTGACCATGCAGATAAGGGAGATGCGCTGCATG CAATGGAACTCGCTCTGTCATTGGAGAAGCTAGTGAGTGAAAAGCTCCTTAACTTGCACAAT GTTGCCTCAAAGACTGGTGACGTGCAGTTGGCAGACTTTGTGGAAAGTGAGTTTTTGGTTGAACAG GTGGAAGCCATTAAAAAAATCTCAGAGTATGTTGCTCAGCTTAGGCTAGTGGGTAAAGGACATG GTGTCTGGCACTTTGATCAGATGCTGCTCCATGAAGCAGCTTGA